TAGGTCCTCTGCTCGCGTCCTCGGGCACAGAAACAGCGCGGGCCGCTTCCACCGCTGAGCGGCGGCGGGGGAGACCGGTGGCTCGGGAGGGCTGGCCACCGCTCccggcgccgcccgccccgctccgcggCCACCGCCCGCCTCTCCTCAGGCGCTCTCCTCGCACATACCTCTGTGGGAGGGCCCATCCTCGCCGCCCCGCCTGGCCGGCCACTGGCGGTGCTCCCTCTCGGGGAATGGTTGCTTCCAGCTCCCCGCCGTAACGTCCCGCTCCTCCTCCCGCCGGTGCCGGGCTCGGATGCTGCCAGCCGGGAGAGCCCCGCCGCGGCGTCCGTGAGGCGCCGGACGCTACCGGCCGGGCCCCGCGGCACCCCTGCGTCGCCTGGGAGGACCGGAGCGCCGACAGGTAACGGTTGGGGGGTCGATGGGGCGCTCGCCCACACCGCCCGCGCTTCGCCTCACCCGCCGCCTCTCGGCCCGCCGCCTCAGGCTGCCGTCCGCGGGGAGAGCCGGCGGAGCGGCTGCCCGCCGTGATTCAGCATCGCCGCCCGTAAAGGAGGTGCGGCAGGCAagggcagccctgccctgccgcGCTTGGAGGCTGCGGGAGCCGGGGAGCGGGCAGGGCAGCCCGGGGGTACCGTGCCGGAGAGCGGTCTGTCGCCGGCTGGGACCGATGCTCCGTGGCGGGAGCACCCCACTGCTGCTCGGGTGCCCGGTTAAGTGCCGTTTGCAGAACcggcccccggccccgcaccgGGATGTCCTGCCTGCAGCGGGCAGCCCTCGTGTCGGGAGGGGAGGGTAACTGCGAGCGTGTCGTGTGAGGAGTAAGGAGTCGTTCCGGGTTTAAAGGTATTAATGTTCTCTAACATCTTGtcctcttccccccccaatTTTGCATGTGAAGTCTATCATCTGTGCCGGTCGTTTCGCACGTACGGCCAGGTCTTTTCGGAGCCGGTTAAGGTTAAAACGGGATCACCTGCTGGCAGTGGTACCCAGGAGAGGCTAAAATGTAGAGCAAGTTAAAATCCCTGGAGATGCAAGTCAAGTATCTTCCCGTGCTTTCTGTGCTTAGTTGAAAGCTCGTCGTCTGTAGAATCTTTTGAATTTCTGCTATTGAAACCACACGTAATTgtaagcaaaagagaaaagcaattgaTGCTGGAATTTGAATGTACTGCTGAACTCTGTGAAACTGACTGAAGGTCCTAATAGTGATTGCTTTTGTGCCTTTCGTACCTGTTTTCAGTTTAAGTAccaaaataagattttattcCTTCTCAAAACCCCCTAAACTACCCAAGGACTGTCcctctgaattattttctgcctgaattcttcattaattttatgtaCCCGGGTGTTAGTATCTATCTAAGTAACACTCAGAGAAATCCTGCCAGTTTTCACAATTGAAAGACTAGAAGCACTTTTCTGTGTGGGAATTGGTTATCCCCCACAAATTCCACAGAGTATCTCAAAATATACAGCCACTTGGCATCCGCAGAAGCTTTTGTCCCTGTTTTAAGTACTAGGATGtagtttttaatagaaatagGTTATGTGTCAGTGCTACTTTGAACAAAAACTGACAGAAGCAGTTGTTACACCAAGGGTGTCCTTACATGGTGagtaaatataatttctgtaaTGACATATGGAAGTATAATTTTTGAAGCcaggttttctgaagaaaaatgtgtcaGCAGATTACATGAGCTATTTTGTACAGAATACGGACTGTATTTCATAAGGAAAGGACATGTTTTTACCTGTAGGTATCGGCAATATTATGCAAGAAAGTCTAGAAcaatatttgtctttaaaaaaaaaaagattttccttttttttttctttttttagaaaaacacccctttctgtatttctgatggTTTGGATACATTCCACATACTTCCAAAGGGAGCTGCCCACCACTTTGGGAGCATTAGAAGAGTCCAGGAGATCAAGCCTGTCAGCAGTTATTAGGTAATTATTCAAGTAATCTAACAATCATTTTAGTAATCTGAGGCTCAGGTTTGCAATCAAATCAGGGTTTGTTCCCATGCTCTTCTAAAGCCGACAGTGTTAAATTAGCAGTGTAGATTAAGCTGTGGACAGGTCTGAAGGTCTGGGAGATGAATTAGTCGACAAGCAGTTAGACACTAAACCGTCTTGCAGTCTTGTCTATAGTTAGGATTTTTTCTAAGATCTATATGCTGCTGTATGTTGATAGTGAAAGccataaacatatttttgaagGTGAAATGTCGCAGAGTAATGCTGACTACTGATTGTGCTTGCTCTGAATTGTCAGCATCAAGAAAGACTGAAGTATGATTTCTTGATTCGAATCTCCATCTGTGGATACGCATTATAAGTTTAAAAAATCTCTCTAGGGTACATATGGCAAATGAGTCATTTCTTGAATTTCCTGAATTTCCACATCTTCTaatgttctgggtttttttgggtggtggtttttttttttttccttccctatgTTTTAATGTGGTATTAAggaatatttttgcttttaatagaTACTTGCAGACATCTCATACAAATTGAGGACACgttaatttaaaaatggaaatccttagaaaaccaagaaaattaaaatgagaaaacttaGAGTGTTATTACTGCCTTGGAGTGTCGTGACTTTTTGGCCAATCCTAAATCATAAAGACACTGAATTGTATAGACAGGCTTTGTGTCAGTCcctgaagaaaaagatggaTGCTTGTCAGTCTTTTACTTTGTGATGAGGTATTTCCATCATCCAGAGTTGACACAGTGACTCTCTAATGAGAGGGGGGAGGGAATAGTCATATTTTCCTAAAAGAGGGCTAGAGTCTGTATGAAGATAGTGGGagttccttttattttgaaagatgtaTATAAACTGTCAAAGTTAAGAAAATTGATTGCAAATACCACCGTATGCATATTGGAGGATATTagctggattttgtttttcccctgtgaGCTTTAGATTGTTTAGCCTTAgattcacttttattttctacacACCTAGGAAGTTAATTGGTGCTATTCGACTTCTGGCAGTAGAATTCAGATGATTCAAATGGCCCTTATTAAGCACGAGGAAGCTCTTTAGAGCTCCATTAATGCTTATCTAAAACCAGAATGGTACTTTGCAACTGCTCCTTTCACAGCCATTATGAGCTTCCTTTAAAGTTTACTGGAACTGATGAACCTTTtcaacattaatatttaaaatactaatgtattttaattttataatggAATTTGTAGATGCTTACTACACTGATGGCTAAGAATCTGTAATTGAGAATGGATATGGGAGAAAAAACATTGTCAGTCTGTTGGGTATTAGAACAAATCATACTGTTCCACAGTAGCACCCATCTTGGAGCCAGAAGCTCTTCCAGACCAGGAGGTTCCAGAGTGCTCTCTCTACTGGATACTCTTCTTTCTGGTGGTAAATGTGGGAAACTACAGGTTCTGCACAGGTTTAAGTCAGCTTTTTGCTTGTTCCCAATGTTCTTTCTTGTCTTCTCTCTTAAATGTTCATACGGCTGTacaaactggttttgaaatacTACCTCAGTAATTTATACTCATTTATCAGCATTTTTGCTCTTGCCTTGAATTTCATAGACCAGGAAACAAGCTCTAACATTACAGAATAAATTTTtggctttgtgttttaaaggaCTAAATAAAGCAGGCATAATGGTTCTTGCCTTCAATATCAGTTTTAATCAGAACACGGGATCTCCAAAATTAAGACCAATGCATACAGATgtcatgtttcttttcccaatgttaaaaatagaagttcGAATAGTTGTAAACGTTAAAAACGTTAAtagttaaaaacatttaaatgactaggtattcatttaaaaaatatctttgcttcAAAGGCAATATTTAAGGAATATAATCACTTGGAATTTTTTAATGAGCATTCTTCTCTAGGGACACAGAAACAGTACTGCTTTATGGAAAGCCCaaattaacaataataatgaaagaaacacaaaaggaaacaacatTCTGATTTAGgactcatttttctctttcctttttgtggaGTGGGTGGCATGCCAATTCCCACTTACGCTTGTATTTGGTTTTGGCAGGATTCCAGATTGAAGTCTGATATGCACCACTGCTCAAATGCACCTTAGATGGCTACATAACTGTTAATTGATATAAAAATGGTTGCCTAAAAGGGTGGAAGTGCTTTACACAGCAGTTCAGAAGCCCCTTCTGGccagcaggagaaaaggagtACTAACAGTTACtcttaagaagaaagaaagaaagactaAATCTGCTTTTCATATATAATAAATGCCACAGAAAGAATTGAGTGGGGCGTGGGCTTCACAGTTAGGTACAGCGATGTGTTGACAAGTTTATTTTCATCCTTGCTTAGTAGcaaaatgctaaatatattCTTCTTTGGTTACATTAAAGTATGTTTCCTTCCAACTTTGTCCTTGGGTTGacatgtgtttgttttatttttagtgcttgAAAACCAGCACAGTACTATCTCTATAGGGTGCAGTGGAAGCATTGGAGTATagcatgaaaaaatgaaatccCATGCTTAATAATGAATTCATGCAGGTGAAAAGGCACAGATCTAGATACTGTTTATGAGCACGCAAAAGAGTGGACTGACAGGGCAGAAGACTGAGATTTGATGGGGAAATTGCTGGCTCAGAATGGactttccttcagaaatataGAATAGAGCTATGTGATGGaagtctgcattttctttgtttttgtgggtGGTTGTTGTGTTTAGTGTTCCTTGAACTTGAAATTTCTGTGAATTTGTTACATTGTTTTATCCTTTCAAGCTTATCTTGGTGGTGGGAGATATGTGCTAAAATACTTAATATGAATTATTGATGGAAGAGATCTGAAAGATGTGCAATTTATTCACCCAGGAAAAACCACCCtcttttactgcattttatttcatgtggCTTTTTAGAGGGATATAATATTATCCTAACTTTTTATCGTTATGTCAACTTGAAGTCTTTGAAAGACTATAAATTACTAGTGAGCATTAACATTAAGTTGAATAGaagaatttttgtttaaaaatgaacaagagTGATGTGAGAACCGACTTTGGTACATTTTGTACcatttaaaatatagaaaatggAAGCATTTACTGAAAAGAATGTTTCTGAGGATGGAGAGGATATATTCAGTAAGTAAAATGAAGAGTTACTGCATGATGAGACAGACCCAGAGTGGCATCCGCaagtgaaaaatagaagaaaagtaAAGGAACAGTGCAGAGTTAGATTGAAATTCTGGACACCAGCTTAGAATGGTGCAGTTAATAACCCAAAGCAGTTGCCTGAAAAAGCcgatttttcttctgttgcctttagatatgaagagaaaatgaaaggacaTTGTGGCCTTTCTGCAAAAAGCAACACTCAGGAATACAAACATATATAGGAAGCAAGTCTTTgattttctgagaaaatgaaataaaatttatgagaaatgaaaataaagaagatatATTCTTGTCAGTGGGTGTTTGTCAATGTCTGATGCAGATAGTCAGCATGCCATTTAGTTCATTGATAACTAAAAAAGAAGTAACTGTCAGTCGTGGGACATGCATGCAGAATGCTGTTCCAGCTGTTTGAGGACAATAGATTAATGGTCCAGTTGAGGCTGACTCTCTGCAACAGCTGGATGTAAGAAAATTGGAACCAAGATAATATGACGAGCCATGGGGAGAAGTCATCTGTGGGAAGAGACTTCAAGATAGATGTCCACTTTTCACTCCCAATTCTGTGCTTCCACAGGCAACTGTGTATCGGTTGCACTGAGTTTTCTGCTCTAATGCCTACCCTGTTTCAAAGTCCTtga
This genomic window from Strigops habroptila isolate Jane chromosome 8, bStrHab1.2.pri, whole genome shotgun sequence contains:
- the LOC115612223 gene encoding translation initiation factor IF-2-like gives rise to the protein MIGQLPSPPDTRAARCRQDIPVRGRGPVLQTALNRAPEQQWGAPATEHRSQPATDRSPARRSAGSPRGRQPEAAGREAAGEAKRGRCGRAPHRPPNRYLSALRSSQATQGCRGARPVASGASRTPRRGSPGWQHPSPAPAGGGAGRYGGELEATIPREGAPPVAGQAGRRGWALPQRMKLPSPRGSAALPVPPSAFLLSPS